From Cotesia glomerata isolate CgM1 linkage group LG2, MPM_Cglom_v2.3, whole genome shotgun sequence, a single genomic window includes:
- the LOC123260189 gene encoding COP9 signalosome complex subunit 1b produces the protein MFSFVQHNAVEPMQVDAPPEDNDNTEEEPYVVENPTLDLEVYANSYTGLAKLYRLIYIADHCPSLRIEALKMAITHVMTTYNVNLYQILHKKLLQALGTPGLPDVAAQSTSQDIPTLNQMWVENKSKKAALKLEKFDTDLKNYRSNSIKESIRRGHDDLGDHYLDCGDLGNALKCYSRARDYCTSGKHVVNMCLNVIKVSVYLQNWTHVLTYVSKAENAPDFPDLHSKDNNQSIITKLKVAAGLAALAMRKYKLAARHFLQASLDHCDCPDLLSPGNVALYGGLCALATFDRPELQKLVIQSSSFKLFLELEPQLRDIIFKFYESKYASCLKLLDEIRDNILLDMYIAPHVALLYTQIRNRALIQYFSPYLSADMRRMAVAFNRTVPALEDELMQLILDGQIQARIDSHNKILYAKDVDQRSTTFEKSISVGKEYQRRTRMLILRAAILKHHIHVKCPQRESSQGGEMSVAPGNSSSAPRN, from the exons TTACACCGGATTGGCAAAATTGTACCGGTTGATTTACATCGCAGATCACTGTCCAAGTTTGAGAATCGAGGCTCTCAAAATGGCGATAACTCATGTAATGACGACTTATAATGTTAATCTGTATCAAATATTGCACAAAAAATTGCTCCAAGCTCTGGGAACTCCTGGACTACCGGACGTAGCAGCGCAGTCGACGTCCCAGGACATCCCGACACTCAACCAGATGTGGGTTGAGAACAAATCCAAGAAAGCAGCCTTAAAATTAGAGAAGTTTGATACTGATTTGAAGAACTACCGCAGTAATTCCATCAAAGAGAGCATCAGGCGCGGACACGACGATCTTGGTGATCACTATTTAGACTGCGGAGATCTTGGAAACGCGCTGAAATGTTACTCGCGAGCTCGAGACTACTGCACCAGCGGGAAGCATGTTGTCAACATGTGTCTCAACGTTATAAAAGTATCAGTTTACCTTCAAAACTGGACCCACGTGCTGACTTACGTCTCCAAGGCTGAGAACGCACCGGACTTTCCTGATCTTCATAGCAAAGACAACAACCAGTCTATAATAACGAAGTTGAAAGTCGCGGCTGGACTGGCGGCTCTGGCCATGAGAAAATACAAGCTCGCTGCCAGACACTTCCTCCAAGCTTCTCTTGACCACTGTGATTGTCCGGATCTGTTGTCTCCAGGAAACGTCGCACTGTACGGAGGACTCTGTGCGCTGGCTACCTTCGACAGACCCGAGCTACAGAAGCTAGTTATTCAAAGtagttcatttaaattattcttggaACTCGAGCCGCAATTAAgagacattatttttaaattctacgAGTCTAAGTACGCTTCATGTTTGAAATTATTGGACGAAATACGTGACAACATTCTGCTGGACATGTACATTGCGCCACATGTTGCTTTGCTGTATACACAGATTCGCAATCGTGCTTTGATACAGTATTTCAGTCCTTACTTGAGCGCTGATATGAGACGCATGGCTGTTGCGTTCAATAGGACTGTCCCGGCTTTGGAAGATGAACTTATGCAACTTATCTTGGACGGACAGATCCAAGCTCGTATTGATTCGCATAATAAG aTTTTATATGCCAAAGACGTTGATCAACGTAGCACAACCTTTGAAAAGTCTATAAGTGTGGGAAAAGAGTATCAAAGACGAACAAGAATGCTCATTTTGCGAGCTGCTATTCTCAAACATCATATCCATGTCAAG tgcCCACAACGGGAAAGTTCTCAAGGTGGCGAAATGTCAGTTGCTCCAGGCAACAGCAGCTCAGCGCCAAGAAATTAA